A genomic region of Pontibaca methylaminivorans contains the following coding sequences:
- the pqqD gene encoding pyrroloquinoline quinone biosynthesis peptide chaperone PqqD has protein sequence MTARAPKFSITPESRPVLPRYVTLKHDRMRERWLLLAPERILIPDDIAVEVLKLCDGRATVQDLVVTLAARYSAPESTIMQDVTHMLQGLADKGFLVETKEVAS, from the coding sequence ATGACAGCCAGAGCGCCGAAATTCAGCATAACCCCGGAAAGCCGCCCGGTGCTGCCGCGCTATGTGACGCTGAAACACGACCGGATGCGCGAACGCTGGCTGCTGCTGGCGCCCGAGCGGATTCTCATCCCCGACGACATCGCGGTCGAGGTGCTGAAGCTCTGCGACGGCAGGGCGACGGTGCAGGATCTCGTCGTCACGCTCGCGGCCCGCTACAGCGCGCCCGAAAGCACGATCATGCAGGACGTGACCCATATGCTGCAGGGGCTTGCCGACAAGGGTTTCCTTGTCGAAACGAAGGAGGTCGCATCATGA